The DNA segment TGAGCTCGCCGTCCTCGGCGAAGAGCTCGCGGGGGATCGAGAGCGTCCCCGACCAGCCCGCCTCCCACTGGGTGCGTTCGTCGCGCGTCTCGAGGAGCCACCCCCACAGCAGGTAGCGGTCGTCGCCGAACAGCGACTGGGGGGCGTAGAGGTCGCCGTGATCGAGCAGTGCCCGCTTCTCGGCCTCGAACCGGCCGTCCTCGACGCTGCCGAGGAAGTAGATCACGTCCTCGTAGTTCGAGACGTGGAGCAGCCTCGTCTCCCCGAGGTCCAGCAGTTCCGGACACTCCCACATCCCGCCTGCGCCCTCCCAGTCGCCGACCAGCAGCGGCCCGGCGTACTCCCAGTCGCTCAGCGTCTCGCCGGTGTAACGGAGCACCGCTCCGCCCTCGCCGTCGATTCCCGCGCCGATCAGCTGCTGCCAGCGGCCGTTCTCGTGCCAGACGCAGTGATCGCGGAACTCCGCCTCCCAGTGGTCCGAGGCGATCACCTCGAGATCCGCGGGTGGCTCGGGGATGATGGGGTTGTTCGGGTCCTTCTCCCACGTTCGCAGTCCGGGGTCGGACGTGGTCGCCCGGCAGGGAAGCTGGCTGCGGCCCCGACCCCCCGTGTACAGCAGCGTCGGGGTGCCGCCGTCGTCGATCGCACAGCCCGACCAGCAGCCGTCGCGGTCGGGGCCGTCGGGCGAGGGCGAGAGCGCAACCGGTTCGTCCTCCCAGTGGACGAGGTCGTCGCTGACGGCGTGGCCCCAGTGAATCGTTCCGTGCATCGGCCCGCCAGGGTTGTACTGGTAGAAGACGTGATAGCGGTCGTTCCACTCGATCAGCCCGTTGGGGTCGTTGAGCCAGTTCGCGGGCGGCGTGAGGTGGTACCGTGGCCGCAGCGGATCGTCGGCGAGGCGTTCGCGCATCGCGCTCAGCCCCTCGCTCGATCGCGGCTCGGGCGTTCCGACGTGATCGCCGCGCGCGAGCACCGCGAGCAGGCTCCCGACCAGCCGGGAACGGTTGGTCGCCGGCTCCCCGTCCGCGGGGTCGTCGAACGCGAGCGCGCTCCCGGCGCCCAGCACCGACCCCTCGCCGACCGTCCAGGAGACCAGCGGCAGCCGGTGGAAACCGTCCTCCTCGCCGCGGATCGCCCCCGCGAGCGGCTCGCCGCGGTCGGGCAGGACCGTTTCGTAGCGGGCGTAGGGAGCTTCCCGGCCGGGTTCGCAGGTCGGAACGCGAAGGCCGTCGAACTCGTCGAACGCCGTATGGTCGGCGTAGAGCGACTTCAGCAGATAGCCCGTCGGCACCTCGGCCTCCTCGACTCCGGTCGCGTCGGGGGCGATCGAGTCGACGCCGAGCTCCGGAACGGCAGAGAGGGCACGCAGGCTCAACAGGAGGCCGCCGCCGCGCTCGACGTATTCGTGGATCGCGTCGGCGGCGGCGCCGATCTCGGGCTCCTCGAGGGCGGCGTCGCGGTGCCACCAGAGCGCGTCGTACCGGTCGAGGTCGATGCTCCCGCTCGCGACCTCCGGGAGCGACACCCGTTCGACGACGGGGGCGACGGCCGTACACCACTCGTGGGCGGCGCGTTGTTCCGGGGAGAGGGCGGCCGCGTGGAGGAATCCGATACGCACGGCGGAGTCGAACATCACCCACGCTTGCACCCAGCCGGATAAAACGGGTTTGATTGGATCCTTTGGAACTCTCCGAACGTGATGGCCTCCGCGTGTCGAGAGACCCGGGACGGAGATCTGGTACGAGGGACGCGACCCGATAGCGGGGATCGAAGCCAGAGGTCGGTTTCATCGAGCCGTCTCACAGGCTCGCCCGGATGACGCGTCGGACGCCGTCGACGCCTGCTCGACCGACGGAAGGGGGTGATCGCAGCCGCGGGAGGCCGATGGAGCCGCGACGTTTTCGGGGAGGCGGTTCTATGTGCCCGGGACGCCCAGCGCTTCGGGCGTGATAATGCCGAGGGTGTTGAGCGCGAAGAGGATGAGGATGGCGACGATCCAGGCGATGAGCCCGATGCCGATCGCCGTCCCCCAGCCCCCGGGGTACTGCAGGTTGATGACGCCGATCCACACGAGGAGCATGAGGAGCGGACCCAGCAGCGGGATCCAGCCGACGAAGAACCCCACCAGGGTGTACACGATCGCCCCGATCAGCGCGGTGACCGCCGCCCGGAGGAAGCCGGTGTCACGGTCGATCATCACCTGGGCGCCGAGGTGGATCGCCGCCGTACCGATGAGCAAACTGACCAGAAAGACGAAGACGGCACTGATGATCGCCTCTTCGTTGCCGTTCGCCTGCAGGAGGACGCCGCTGATCATGCTACTAGACTGGCCATCATCGATCCGTTTCGAGTCCGGACCCTGTTCCCGTCTCGGACTCCTCCGAGTCCGGTTCCGACTCGTCGGCGGGCTCGGACTCGGCGGTGTCCTTCGCGGGATTCCACTTGAACTCGAGGGTCATCTCCTCGACGTTCTTCCGAAGACGGCGCGAGCGTTCGGTCACCGTCGTCTCCGTATCGATGCTATCGGATGGCGACAGGTGAACCTCCTTGTTTCCGACCGGGATCGCGACGACGCCCCGTCCCGAGTCCAGTTCGTCGGCGATCGACCGAAGAAACTCGGCCGTCTCCGCCCGCGTCATGCTCGTGTCGTGAGTCGTCGTTTCGGCCATAGTACCACTTCTCACTTTTAGGGACGAACCAATGAAGATTGGGATCCGAACCTCGATCGGCGCCGCTCTCCACATCGTCCGCGAGCGATCAGCGCGTCTCTCGCTGATCGAGTCATTCGCCACGGCTTCAAGGAACCCGGTAGTAGGGACGCGTATCCCGTTCAGCACGCTACTTCCGTCGACCGACGATGGTTTGCAGTTTTCACGACGGTCGTTCGATCCACGCTCAGGACGATTCGCCGTCCGCGTTCGCGTTCGCGTCGACGTCGCTCTCCATCACGTGGATCCCCTTCGACTGGAGGTGGCGTACCTGCCTCCGGGCGAACTCCTCCTCCTCGGTGCCGCGGGTGGCGAGGACGTACATTCGAGCGCCGCCGACGGGGCGCATCGTTCGTCCGGCACGCTGGGCGCCCTGGCGGCGAGAGCCGCCGAGCCCGGAGGCGACGATCGCGAGGCTGGCGTCGGGCAGATCGATCCCCTCGTCGCCGACCCGCGAGACGATCAGCGTGTCTCGCGCGCCGTGGCGGAACTCGGAGAGCAGGCGTTCGCGCCTCGCATACCGGGTCTCGCCGCTGAGGAAGGGGACTGAGAGCGCCTCCTCGTATCGCTTCCCCTGTTCGAGCCAGTCGACGAAGACCAGCGTCTTCTCCTCGTCGTGCTCGGAGAGCAGCCGGCGGATCTCCGGCAGCTTCCCGGGGTTCGAGGCGGCGGTCTGTCGGCGCTCGTGGCCCGTCGTGCTCGCGTACTCGCTCTCGGCCTCGTCGCTCCCCCAGGGAACGTAGCGGATCTCGACCTCGGGTTCGACGACGTAGCCCGCGTCGAACAGCGCCGACCAGTCGGTGCCGATCGGCGGACCGATCAGCGTGAAGATCTCCGCCTCGTCGTCGCTCTCGCGTACGGGCGTCGCCGAGAGTCCAAGGCGGTGTTTCGACTGCAGGTCGGCGCTTCGACGGAAGACGGGACTGGGGATGTGGTGGGCCTCGTCGTAGACGATCAGCCCCCAGCGGCGCTCGTCGAACAGTCGACGGTGGCGGTCCATCCCCGCCGTCTGGTAGGTGGCGATCGTCACCGGCCGTACCTCCTTCTCGCCGCCGTGATACTCGCCGATCTGCTCCTCGCCAAGCGAGGTGTTCGCGAGCAGCGACTCGCGCCACTGGGCGGCGAGTTCGCGGCTGGGGACCAGGATCAGCGTCTCGCCGCCGACGGCGGCCATCGCGCCCATTCCGGCGACGGTCTTGCCGCTTCCGGGCGGGCCGACGAGCACGCCCGCCTTCTGCTCTGTGAACCGCTCGACCCACTCGCGCTGGTAGTCCCGAAGTTCGAGACCGAGCGCTATCTCGAGGGGGTCGCCCGGATCGAGGTCGCGGTCGTCGCGAACGGGGTAGCCCTCGTCGTACAGCAGGCGCTTGATCTCGGCCTCGCTTCCCTCGACGACCCAGCTCTCGGTGTCCGAGATGGGCGCGTGGAGCTGGTCCTCGTCGAGCAGCCGGCGGGCGACGTTGCCCATCAGACTCGCGCTGTCGGCCTCGAGGACGGTGTAGCCGTCCTCGTGGGTCCGGAGGACGAACTGCCGGGCGCGCTTCCACTGGCGTTCGACCCACTCCTCGAGGCCGGGGTGGCGCTCGCCGAGCACCGCCCGCATCGCCGAGAGCAGTTCGCCGAGGTCGTCGTACGGCGCTCCCCAGACGTCCTCCTCTCGAATCCGATAGAGGTATCCCCCGGAGCCGCTCGTGTCGACGAGGTAGGCGAACTGCGAGAGGCGCGCTCGCGTGAACTGGTCGGGGTGCTCGACGACGAGTTCGCGGCGATCGGGGAAGGCGACGACGTGCTCGCGCGAGACCTGGCGGTTCCAGTCGACCGGGTACCAGACGACGGGGTCGCGTTCGACGTCGCGCCGACCCACCCGTCCCGCGTCCGTCAGTTCGGAGAGCCAGCGATCCGCCTCCTCCTGGGTGCACTCGAGCGCGCGAGCGACCTCCTCGGCGGTCACGACCGGGTGACCGAGCGCCTGGAGCGCGTCGTAGAACTCGTCGATCGATCGATCGGTCTCCGTCACTCTCCGCCGGTACGGCCCCGGCGGCTAAACGGCTTTCACTTCTCCGCTCGTCTCACGACGACTCGCTCGCGGTGCCGACGACCACCGCGGATCGAAGATCGAGGGCGGTCTCGAACTCCTCCCGGCGCCCGAGACGCTTTCCGAGGCGTTTGAGCTGCTCCTCGTGGACCCGACGGAGCGCGTCGGTCTCGCGCCTGTCGAGCGAGAGGCGATCACCGATCGTCTCCCAGTGGTCGTCGGGTACGAAGAAGTACCGCGTGGTCTCGCCCTCGTGGGCGCACTCGTAACGACGGTGGTACTCCTCCAGACGGGGACCGAGCGCCTCCTGGGCCCGCTCGACGAGCGCGGGCAGACGATCGCTGGCGACGCTCGCCTTCGCGCCCGCGAGCAACAGCACCTGCCCTTCGATCGGGTGGCTCATCTCATCCGCCCGCGCGCATCGCCTTCTGCGCGAACCGCTCGATCAGCGGCTCCAGGGTCTCCTCGTCGCCCTCGAAGACGACGGTCACCTCGGTCAGCGTGAGCGTCGAGCCGACGCCCACCGTCTCCGAGGAGAGCGTCGCCTCCCAGCCGTCGCCGACGACCCGGTCGTCGCTCTCGACCTCGCCGCCGAGGTTCTCGAGGTAGTGGCGCGCGAGGCGCTGGCTGATGCCCCGAAAGGAGCGCTCTTCTCTCATCGTCCACCCGCGACCGGCGGGAAGAGGCTCACCGTATCGCCGGACTCGAGGGGGGTGTCGGGGCCCTGGGCGTGTGCCACGTCCCGACCGTTCTTCAGGATCGAGAGCTGCGGTCTGATCTCGCCGTTCTCGAGGAGGCGTCCTTCGAGACCGTCGAACTCGGTCTCGAGATCGGCGAGGACGTCGCCGACGGTCGTCCCCTCGTCGTAGGATCGCTCGATCGTCTTCTCGCCGATCGCCTCGCGATAGGTGGCGAACGAGCGAAGTTCGATCTCCATGGCCATCAGGAGGGACCGCCACGGTATAAACATCGGTTGCGTCGGCAAGGTACGAGATCACGACGTGGGGTCCGCCGATCCTCGCCTCGCTCGGTGGGCCTACGTCCGGAGCTGTGCCCCCAACTCGCCGGCGAGCGCGCCGGCGATCCCGGCGAGCGCGACGAGCGCGGCGAACTCGAGCGCCGATAGCGCGTCGTAGGCGAACACCAGCGGGACGCGAAGCGGCGACCCTTCGCCGAACGACGTCGAGACCCCCACCGCGAGCATCAGTACGGCCGCGCACGCGACGACCGCGACCCCCTGTACCCCGCCGCTGACGTCCGGCCGGGAGAGATAGCCCGCGACGGCGCCGCCGCCGAGCAGCGACGCCGTCGTGACCGTGAGGCTCACGCTCTCGGGCGTCGGCCCGACGATCGCGACGAAGACCGCGAGGATCGCCGGGAGGAGCCCGGCGGCGACCGCACCACCGTCGAGCGCGCGGTCGCCGCCGACGTCGGTTCGGAGCCGTCGGGCGATCGCCCGGTCCTCGTCGCTCATTCGACGGCGTCGCTCAGCCGAATGCCGTCGTCGACGAGGCGGGCGTGGCGCTCCCGATCGAGCGCCTCCGAGAGCTCCTCGTGGTCGTAGAGCTGCTGGATCACCGCGTACTGGAAGTCACACCACACCTCGGCGTAGATCGACGACTGGCCCCAGGCGCGAAGCTCGACGATGTACCCGTCGTACGACTCCCAGCGTTCCTCGAGCCGGTCGAGGACGTCCGCCGCGGCGCTCGCGGCCTCGTTCTCGCCCTCCGCGATCGCGGCGTTGACGTAGCCCTCGTACTGGTCGAGTTCGCGCTGCATCGCCATGAGCGCCTCGTCGCTGTCCTCGGGCAGCGTCTCCGCGAGCTCTCGAGGAACCGCCAGGCTGATCTCGTCCATGTGGGCGCAGAGGACCGGCGGGGACAAAAAGCCACGCGCCATGGCCGTCTCATGCGGTACGCGATCCGGCCTGGGTGCCTTACCGTTCCTCGACGTGGCGGACGTCGACCGCCACGCCTCTGGAGCTCCCTTCCATCTCGCGGCCGAACATCGTCGCCCGGCCGACCGCGAACGCCTTCGGACCCTCCACGACCACCTCGTCGCCGGTCCTGATGGCCTCGTCGGCCTCGACGATTCCCGGCGCGAGGACGTTGCCGTGGGGAACGAACGCATCGATATCGACGCGTTTCGTTCGAACGTCGCTCTCGACCCACCGCCGGGCGCCCGCGAGCGTGAGCGAGAGGCTCCCGTACTGGGGAACCATCGCCGCGAGCTGTTCTCCACTCCGGTCGTGGGCCCGCAGCTTGGGATACCGGCTCTGGATCGAGAGCTCGGAGAAGAGCGCGTCGCCCGCCCCCTCGCCGAACTGGTAGTCGGCGATCGCCTTCACGGTGTTGTGCTGGCGCTCCCGCTTGCCGTACTTGAGCTCGCCGTCGAGCGCCCGCATGAGGTTCGCGATCGAGTCGGTGGTGGTCGGGTGGTCCTCGACCGTGTACTCGATCGGCGCGTCGACGTGGGGTTCGACCCGATCGACGATCTCGCGGTAGTCGCCGGGCAGGTGGGCGATGATCCGCGGGTACTCGTTGCGCTCGAGATACCGCCGGAGGACGCGCGCGACGAACTCGATCTCGGTCTCGGTCCACCGGCCCGTGACGGCGGCGTCGTAGTGCTGGGCGGGGTAGGTCGTCTCGAGCTCCTGAGGGACGACGCCGATCGGCGAGGTCATCGAGACCAGGTGCGCGCGGTACTGGATCGCGTCGT comes from the Halalkalicoccus sp. CG83 genome and includes:
- a CDS encoding amphi-Trp domain-containing protein produces the protein MAETTTHDTSMTRAETAEFLRSIADELDSGRGVVAIPVGNKEVHLSPSDSIDTETTVTERSRRLRKNVEEMTLEFKWNPAKDTAESEPADESEPDSEESETGTGSGLETDR
- a CDS encoding ubiquitin-like small modifier protein 1, yielding MEIELRSFATYREAIGEKTIERSYDEGTTVGDVLADLETEFDGLEGRLLENGEIRPQLSILKNGRDVAHAQGPDTPLESGDTVSLFPPVAGGR
- a CDS encoding DEAD/DEAH box helicase, whose amino-acid sequence is MTETDRSIDEFYDALQALGHPVVTAEEVARALECTQEEADRWLSELTDAGRVGRRDVERDPVVWYPVDWNRQVSREHVVAFPDRRELVVEHPDQFTRARLSQFAYLVDTSGSGGYLYRIREEDVWGAPYDDLGELLSAMRAVLGERHPGLEEWVERQWKRARQFVLRTHEDGYTVLEADSASLMGNVARRLLDEDQLHAPISDTESWVVEGSEAEIKRLLYDEGYPVRDDRDLDPGDPLEIALGLELRDYQREWVERFTEQKAGVLVGPPGSGKTVAGMGAMAAVGGETLILVPSRELAAQWRESLLANTSLGEEQIGEYHGGEKEVRPVTIATYQTAGMDRHRRLFDERRWGLIVYDEAHHIPSPVFRRSADLQSKHRLGLSATPVRESDDEAEIFTLIGPPIGTDWSALFDAGYVVEPEVEIRYVPWGSDEAESEYASTTGHERRQTAASNPGKLPEIRRLLSEHDEEKTLVFVDWLEQGKRYEEALSVPFLSGETRYARRERLLSEFRHGARDTLIVSRVGDEGIDLPDASLAIVASGLGGSRRQGAQRAGRTMRPVGGARMYVLATRGTEEEEFARRQVRHLQSKGIHVMESDVDANANADGESS
- a CDS encoding GH32 C-terminal domain-containing protein: MFDSAVRIGFLHAAALSPEQRAAHEWCTAVAPVVERVSLPEVASGSIDLDRYDALWWHRDAALEEPEIGAAADAIHEYVERGGGLLLSLRALSAVPELGVDSIAPDATGVEEAEVPTGYLLKSLYADHTAFDEFDGLRVPTCEPGREAPYARYETVLPDRGEPLAGAIRGEEDGFHRLPLVSWTVGEGSVLGAGSALAFDDPADGEPATNRSRLVGSLLAVLARGDHVGTPEPRSSEGLSAMRERLADDPLRPRYHLTPPANWLNDPNGLIEWNDRYHVFYQYNPGGPMHGTIHWGHAVSDDLVHWEDEPVALSPSPDGPDRDGCWSGCAIDDGGTPTLLYTGGRGRSQLPCRATTSDPGLRTWEKDPNNPIIPEPPADLEVIASDHWEAEFRDHCVWHENGRWQQLIGAGIDGEGGAVLRYTGETLSDWEYAGPLLVGDWEGAGGMWECPELLDLGETRLLHVSNYEDVIYFLGSVEDGRFEAEKRALLDHGDLYAPQSLFGDDRYLLWGWLLETRDERTQWEAGWSGTLSIPRELFAEDGELRQRPAPELEALRRSHARHVDLDVADEERKFDVRGRSLELRATLHSDAEEAGIGVFESPDDVERTPIRLTDEELIVDRETSSLDESAASDPRRMAIDDLERPLELRAFLDGSTLELFVNERRCLSTRVYPTRPDSDGLSAYARGGSAVFEEFEIWELGSAWEAGE